From the Campylobacter volucris genome, the window AGATAGCTTCTTGTAATTTTTCATTATTTAAATTCAATCCACCCTCTGTTGTTAGCTCTTGTCTTTTTTCAGGCACCAAAGTAACCCTAGAAGGTTTGTATTTTAAAGCATATTCTATCATATCAAGAGAGCATTCAAGATTGACTATGCATTTGCAATATTTTAAAATATTTTCTAAATCGTTTTCATTTGCATGTCTGCAATCTTCTCTTACATGTATGGTTATTTGATCACACAAAGGTGAAACTAAAAATGCAGCTTCTAATAAATCAGGATCATTTACTTTTCTAGCTTCTCTTAAAACAGCAATATGATCAATATTTACCCCTAAAAGCATAAGTTTTCCTTATATTTTTTTAGATATTATACTTTAATTTTTTTAAGGAGTATTGGTGCTAGGTATAGATTTAGGCTCAAATACCTTAAGAGCTGTTTTAATGGATGAAAATTTTAATAAGCTTCAAAGCGAAGAATTTATCATAGGTACTGCCAAAAATATGAAAAATTCAAATATTAGCGATGAAGCTATCCAAAAATTATTTGATGCATTAAATACTTTAAAAAACAAAAATTATGATTTAAAAAACGCTAAAGCAGTAGCTACAGCAGCTTTTAGAAAAGCTAAAAATACTAAAGAAATTTTTGAAAAAATCAAACAAGAATTCAAACTCAAAATCACACTAATTGATCCAAATACTGAAGCAAAACTAAGCATTTTGGCCATGCAAGAAAGATTAAAAAGATTGCATATTTTTAGGAAAGATTTTAATTATTGTGATTTAGGTGGGGCTTCTTGTGAAATTTCAAATGCTAAAATTAGCAAAAGTTTTGATTTTGGTATTATAAGTTTTTATGAGAAAAATCATTTTAAACACTCTAAACATAATGCTTTTGTTAAATTTTTCAAAAAAAACCCTAAGCAATTAAAACGCATAAAAAATAAAATTTTAAAATTTCATTTTAGTCCTTATCATCCTCATTTTAAACAATTATTCTTTAATGCTTTTAAAGAAACTATAATGGCTAAAAAGATACTAAAAAGTCAGTATTTTGTTTTAAATTCAGGTGTGCCTACTACACTTTATGCTTATAAACAAAAAATCAAATATAAAGATTATAAAGAAGAAAAAATCAATGG encodes:
- a CDS encoding exopolyphosphatase, Ppx/GppA family: MLGIDLGSNTLRAVLMDENFNKLQSEEFIIGTAKNMKNSNISDEAIQKLFDALNTLKNKNYDLKNAKAVATAAFRKAKNTKEIFEKIKQEFKLKITLIDPNTEAKLSILAMQERLKRLHIFRKDFNYCDLGGASCEISNAKISKSFDFGIISFYEKNHFKHSKHNAFVKFFKKNPKQLKRIKNKILKFHFSPYHPHFKQLFFNAFKETIMAKKILKSQYFVLNSGVPTTLYAYKQKIKYKDYKEEKINGKMLNSKDFLNFAIKIWNLEQEKAKIYLGDNRKKYLIAGALLLYTLFDKEKLIIIDDGIREGVCIAHFKNISYKGI